A single window of Synechococcus sp. CBW1004 DNA harbors:
- a CDS encoding DNA recombination-mediator protein A translates to MTRSLDLPALDRIDTLAQELAMLQDRGKRRIAILGSRHVPVVSIHLVELVARSLAQEGHSLITSGAQGVNAAVIRSVLDVDPARLTVLLPQSLDRQPGESRDQLERVLHLVEKPEHDELPLPVASSLCNQEIISRCDQLICYAFHDSETLLASCRTAEDMGKVVSLMFFD, encoded by the coding sequence GTGACCCGGTCCCTTGATCTTCCGGCGCTGGACCGGATCGACACCCTGGCCCAGGAACTGGCCATGCTCCAGGACCGGGGCAAGCGACGCATCGCCATCCTCGGTAGCCGCCATGTGCCGGTGGTGTCGATCCACCTCGTGGAGCTGGTGGCCCGATCCCTGGCCCAGGAGGGCCACAGCCTCATCACCTCCGGTGCTCAGGGCGTCAATGCCGCGGTCATCCGCAGTGTTCTCGATGTGGATCCGGCACGCCTCACCGTGCTGCTGCCCCAGAGCCTCGATCGTCAGCCGGGGGAGTCCCGCGATCAGCTCGAGCGGGTGCTGCATCTGGTGGAGAAGCCCGAGCACGACGAATTGCCTCTGCCGGTGGCCAGCAGCCTCTGCAACCAGGAGATCATCAGCCGCTGCGACCAGCTGATCTGCTACGCCTTCCACGACAGCGAAACCCTGCTGGCCAGCTGCCGCACCGCCGAGGACATGGGCAAGGTGGTCAGCCTGATGTTCTTCGACTGA
- a CDS encoding NfeD family protein — translation MAPPLLWFLSAVVLLLLALLGADNDGLLLVAGLCGLLLTLVVIALPPLTPVAQVLLFVALVVGGYALLRRWARRQREHPVSVSAAAERAEVISGFEGDGQGRVRWQGQSWAAVNLQPETALPAGSEVTVMGRDGTSLQVIPRRGRTPQGARHD, via the coding sequence ATGGCCCCTCCGCTCCTGTGGTTTCTGAGCGCGGTCGTTCTGTTGCTCCTGGCCCTTCTTGGGGCGGATAACGATGGGCTGCTGCTGGTGGCGGGCCTCTGCGGCCTGCTCCTGACCCTCGTGGTGATCGCTCTGCCGCCGCTGACCCCCGTGGCCCAGGTGCTGCTGTTCGTGGCTCTGGTTGTGGGGGGGTACGCGCTGCTCCGCAGGTGGGCCCGGCGGCAGCGCGAGCACCCCGTGTCCGTCAGCGCCGCCGCCGAGCGGGCGGAGGTGATCAGCGGATTTGAGGGCGACGGCCAGGGCCGGGTGCGCTGGCAGGGGCAGAGCTGGGCTGCGGTGAACCTCCAGCCGGAGACCGCACTGCCCGCAGGCAGCGAGGTGACGGTGATGGGTCGGGACGGAACGTCCCTGCAGGTGATTCCCCGTCGGGGAAGAACTCCCCAGGGGGCCCGGCACGACTGA
- a CDS encoding NAD-dependent epimerase/dehydratase family protein, translating to MTAALSSPPPPLVAITGASGTLGMALLRQWHRRGARLIALCHRPQPLELHDEAGLPIPLQQVSWQVGEEQELAGVLREVDVLIVNHGINVHAARDPEAVACSLEVNALSAWRLLELFAGLAAEAPAGAGGRRREFWLNTSEAEIQPAISPLYEISKRLAGQLFSLRALDLATHLRLRRLVLGPFRSALNPIGLMDADWVASQVLRQGWDWDLGLVIVTPNPLTYLLMPLTCAGRWLYFRLTSREGV from the coding sequence ATGACCGCCGCTCTCTCGTCCCCCCCGCCACCGCTGGTGGCGATCACCGGCGCCTCGGGGACCCTGGGGATGGCGTTGCTGCGGCAGTGGCACCGGCGTGGTGCCCGGCTGATCGCCCTCTGCCATCGCCCTCAGCCGCTGGAGCTGCACGATGAGGCGGGTCTGCCGATTCCCCTGCAGCAGGTGAGCTGGCAGGTGGGTGAAGAGCAGGAGCTGGCCGGCGTGCTGCGCGAGGTGGATGTGCTGATCGTCAACCATGGCATCAATGTGCATGCCGCCCGCGATCCCGAGGCGGTGGCCTGCTCGCTGGAGGTCAATGCCCTCAGCGCCTGGCGGCTGCTGGAGCTGTTCGCCGGCTTGGCGGCGGAAGCGCCCGCTGGAGCCGGCGGGCGCCGCCGGGAGTTCTGGCTGAACACCTCGGAGGCGGAGATCCAGCCGGCGATCAGCCCGTTGTACGAAATCAGCAAACGCCTCGCTGGCCAGCTCTTCAGCCTGCGGGCCCTCGACCTCGCCACGCACCTGCGGTTGCGGCGTCTGGTGCTGGGGCCGTTCCGCTCGGCACTCAACCCGATCGGCCTGATGGACGCCGACTGGGTGGCGTCTCAGGTGCTGCGTCAGGGCTGGGACTGGGATCTGGGGCTGGTGATCGTCACTCCCAACCCCCTCACCTATCTGCTGATGCCGCTCACCTGCGCGGGACGCTGGCTCTACTTCCGTCTCACGAGCAGGGAAGGTGTCTGA
- a CDS encoding YajQ family cyclic di-GMP-binding protein: MAESFSFDVVSDFDRQELVNAIDQVRRDVSTRYDLKDSATEIELDDNAITITTASDMTLQAVEDILRQKATKRNLSLKIFDFQPAQPVGGNRVQQLVKLRRGLSQELAKTLSKTVRDNLKKVTVAIQGESLRVTGKSKDDLQQAIQLLKAQDVEVPLQFENYR; the protein is encoded by the coding sequence ATGGCTGAGTCCTTCTCTTTTGACGTCGTCAGTGACTTCGACCGACAGGAGCTGGTCAACGCCATCGATCAGGTGCGCCGTGATGTCTCCACCCGCTACGACCTCAAGGATTCAGCCACCGAGATCGAGCTGGACGACAACGCCATCACGATCACGACCGCCAGCGACATGACCCTCCAGGCGGTGGAGGACATCCTGCGCCAGAAGGCCACCAAGCGGAATCTCTCCCTCAAGATCTTCGACTTCCAGCCCGCCCAGCCGGTCGGTGGCAATCGCGTGCAGCAGCTGGTGAAACTGCGCCGCGGCCTCTCCCAGGAGCTGGCCAAGACACTGAGCAAAACCGTGCGCGACAACCTCAAGAAGGTCACCGTCGCCATCCAGGGCGAGAGCCTGCGCGTCACCGGCAAGAGCAAGGACGATCTGCAGCAGGCCATCCAGCTGCTCAAGGCCCAGGACGTCGAGGTGCCGCTGCAGTTCGAGAACTACCGCTGA
- a CDS encoding SPFH domain-containing protein — MEALVLPVLVILGALGFSGIKVTSSSRSMLVERLGKYNRQLKPGLSLVMPGIERVVSHESLKERVLDIPAQQCITRDNVSIEVDAVVYWQLLAHERAYYAVDDLQAAMVNLVLTQIRAEMGKLDLDQTFTTRQEVNEVLMRELDQATDPWGVKVTRVEMRDIKPSRGVQQAMEQQMTAEREKRAAILRSEGERESQVNAARGRAEALVLDAKAKQEALLLEADAQAKQQTLLAKARAEAAAELARVLESQPGAAEGLRLLLARDWMAMGQEMARAQGGSVLMVDPQSPASLLAALRSLQKSDS, encoded by the coding sequence ATGGAAGCCCTTGTCCTGCCGGTTCTGGTCATTCTGGGGGCCCTCGGATTCAGCGGCATCAAGGTGACGAGCAGCAGCCGCTCGATGCTGGTGGAGCGGCTCGGCAAGTACAACCGTCAGCTCAAACCGGGGCTGTCGCTGGTGATGCCCGGCATCGAAAGGGTGGTCAGCCATGAATCGCTCAAGGAGCGGGTGCTCGACATCCCTGCCCAGCAGTGCATCACCCGCGACAACGTCTCGATCGAGGTGGACGCCGTCGTGTACTGGCAGCTGCTCGCCCATGAACGTGCCTACTACGCCGTCGACGACCTGCAGGCGGCGATGGTCAACCTTGTGCTCACCCAGATCCGGGCCGAGATGGGCAAGCTCGACCTCGACCAGACCTTCACCACCCGCCAGGAGGTGAACGAGGTGCTGATGCGCGAGCTCGATCAGGCCACCGATCCCTGGGGCGTCAAGGTCACCCGCGTCGAGATGCGCGACATCAAGCCCTCCCGTGGCGTGCAGCAGGCGATGGAACAGCAGATGACGGCCGAGCGCGAGAAGCGTGCCGCCATCCTGCGCTCCGAAGGTGAACGGGAATCCCAGGTGAATGCCGCCCGCGGCCGTGCCGAGGCGCTGGTGCTGGACGCGAAGGCCAAGCAGGAGGCGCTGCTGCTCGAAGCCGACGCCCAGGCCAAACAACAGACCCTGCTCGCCAAGGCCCGCGCCGAGGCCGCCGCCGAGCTGGCCCGTGTCCTCGAAAGCCAGCCCGGTGCGGCCGAGGGCCTCAGGCTGCTGCTGGCCCGCGACTGGATGGCCATGGGCCAGGAGATGGCCCGCGCCCAGGGCGGCAGCGTGCTGATGGTCGATCCCCAAAGCCCCGCGTCACTGCTGGCGGCCCTGCGCTCGCTGCAGAAGAGCGACAGCTGA
- a CDS encoding phosphotransacetylase family protein has product MPSAPLAPLLIGSCEPFSGKSAVALGLARQLSQRGVSIAFGKPLATALDEEAPNGTPTDSPLLDADVRFVGEILRLPAEQLLPSLQMQQASSAHERLLGGDLTPGEPFAALQRRLSQESERLVLLEAAGTLSEGLLFGLGLAQMARSLQAPVVLVHSWQDSRSADALLEARQQLGDLLAGVVLNAVNPELMPQLRQEVVPALERLQIPVFGVMPRSPLLRSVTVGELGRRLEAHTLCCHDRCDLLVETLSIGAMNVNAAMEFFRRRRNMAVVTGADRTDIQLAALEASTQCLILTGAGEPLPQLLSRAEELDVPVLKVEHDTLTTVEVIEAAFGHVRLHEAVKASYAMRLVEENCRFEPLFERLRLPVPA; this is encoded by the coding sequence ATGCCCTCTGCTCCCTTGGCTCCACTGCTGATCGGATCCTGCGAGCCGTTCAGCGGCAAGTCGGCGGTGGCGCTGGGGCTGGCCCGCCAGCTCAGCCAGCGCGGCGTTTCGATCGCCTTCGGCAAGCCGCTGGCCACCGCCCTGGATGAGGAGGCCCCCAACGGCACGCCGACGGATTCGCCGCTGCTCGATGCCGATGTGCGCTTCGTCGGCGAAATCCTCAGGCTGCCCGCCGAGCAGCTGCTGCCCTCCCTGCAGATGCAGCAGGCGAGTTCGGCCCATGAGCGCCTGCTCGGAGGCGACCTCACCCCCGGCGAGCCGTTCGCCGCCCTGCAGCGGCGCCTCAGTCAGGAGAGCGAACGGCTGGTGCTGCTCGAGGCGGCCGGCACCCTGAGCGAGGGCCTCCTCTTCGGGCTGGGCCTGGCCCAGATGGCGCGCTCCCTGCAGGCACCGGTGGTGCTCGTGCACAGCTGGCAGGACAGCCGCAGCGCCGATGCCCTCCTGGAGGCCCGCCAGCAACTGGGCGACCTGCTGGCGGGCGTGGTGCTCAACGCCGTGAACCCTGAGCTGATGCCGCAGCTGCGGCAGGAGGTGGTGCCGGCGCTGGAGCGCCTGCAGATCCCGGTGTTCGGGGTCATGCCCCGCAGTCCCTTGCTGCGCAGCGTCACCGTCGGCGAGCTCGGCCGACGCCTCGAAGCCCACACGCTCTGCTGCCACGACCGCTGCGATCTGCTGGTCGAGACCCTCTCGATCGGCGCCATGAATGTCAACGCGGCGATGGAGTTCTTCCGCCGTCGCCGCAACATGGCGGTGGTCACCGGCGCCGATCGCACCGACATCCAGCTGGCGGCGCTCGAGGCCTCCACGCAGTGCCTGATCCTCACCGGCGCCGGTGAGCCGCTGCCCCAGCTGCTGAGCCGCGCCGAGGAGCTGGACGTGCCTGTGCTCAAGGTCGAGCACGACACCCTCACCACCGTCGAAGTGATCGAGGCGGCCTTCGGCCACGTGCGCCTGCATGAGGCGGTCAAGGCCTCCTACGCGATGCGCCTCGTGGAGGAGAACTGCCGCTTCGAACCGCTGTTCGAGCGCCTGCGGCTGCCGGTCCCAGCCTGA
- a CDS encoding MAPEG family protein, translating to MPGFPLPAALLAALPLPVTSQAAGAPFAWSLLLSGAVVVASLIPLGAARSQADFKPSDLAAPRAMFERLPAWGKRANWAHQNCFEAFTLHAPACLLALVAALHGAPVAGVAVLAAWLHPALRLGYIGAYVANLPPLRSLCWAGGIVSTAILYGEGLRGVLAG from the coding sequence ATGCCTGGCTTCCCGCTGCCCGCCGCCCTGCTGGCGGCCCTGCCGCTGCCGGTCACCAGTCAGGCGGCCGGCGCCCCCTTCGCCTGGTCGCTGCTGCTCTCCGGTGCCGTCGTGGTGGCCAGCCTGATTCCGCTGGGGGCCGCCCGCTCCCAGGCCGATTTCAAGCCCTCCGATCTGGCGGCGCCCCGGGCGATGTTCGAGCGCCTGCCGGCCTGGGGCAAGCGTGCCAACTGGGCCCACCAGAACTGCTTCGAGGCCTTCACCCTGCATGCCCCCGCCTGTCTGCTGGCCCTGGTGGCGGCTCTGCATGGCGCCCCGGTCGCGGGGGTGGCGGTGCTGGCGGCCTGGCTGCATCCGGCCCTGCGCCTTGGCTACATCGGCGCCTACGTGGCCAATCTGCCGCCGCTGCGCAGCCTCTGCTGGGCCGGAGGCATCGTCTCCACGGCGATCCTCTACGGCGAGGGGCTGCGGGGAGTGCTGGCCGGCTGA